GACGAGGACGCCGCCGACCTGGTCCTGGTCCGGGCACACGAGCGGCACCACCGGGCGCCGGCCCGCCGGCGGCCCCGGCTGCTGCGCGCCACCCGGCTGGTCCTCAGCCGCAACCTACGGTTCGCGCTGGCCGGCACGGCAGCGCTGTTCGCGGTCGCCAGCCTGCTGCTCGCGTACGCCCGGGACCTGAACGTCGCCGAGGCCGGCTACCTCACCCTGCTCACCGCGCTCGGCGGGGCCGAGACGGACCCTGCCGCCCCGCTCGCCGAGAAGGTGACCTCGGTGGTGCTGGTGGTCGCCGGGGTGGCCCTGGTGCCCACGGTCACCGCCCTGGTGGTCGACTCGCTGGTGCACGCCCGGTTGGCGGTGGCGGCCGGTGGTCTCACCGACCCGGTCGCCGACCACGTGATCGTGGTGGGTCTGGGCAACGTCGGCACCAGGGTGATCGAGGAGCTGCACGCCTTCGGCGTAGCGGTGGTCGCGGTGGACCGGGCGGCGTCGGCCCGGGGCGTGGCGGTCGCCCGCGAGCTGGGACAGCCCGTGCTGATCGGGGACGCCACCCGGCCGGAGACGCTGCGGTCCGCGTCCGTGCGGACCTGCCGGGCCCTGGTGATGCTGACCTCCGACGACGTGACGAACCTGGAGACCGCCCTGCTCGGCCGCGCGGCCTACCGCGCGGCGCACGGGCCGTCGGCGGAACCGTTGCGGGTGGTGCTGCGGCTCTTCGACGGCGGCTTCGCCCAACGGGTCCAGCGGACCTTCGGCATCAACCACTCGCGCAGTGTCTCCTACCTGGCCGCCCCCGCGTTCGCGGCGGCCATGATGGGCCGTGAGGTGATCGACACCATCTCGGTCGACCGGCGGATCATACTGGTGGCCGAGCTGCCGGTCGGCGCCGGTTCTGACCTCGAGGGCCGATACTGCCCGGAGATCTCGGTCGCCGGGGCGGTCCGGGTCATCGCGATGCGCACCGGTCGGGCCGGCCAAACCATCTGGTCGTTACCGGAGCGCCGGCCGCTGGTCCGCACCGATCGGCTGGTCGTGGTGGCGACCCGGGCCGGGCTCGCGGCGCTGCTGCCCCGCACCGTGCCCTGGGCCGACGCGCCGGCCGAGGGCTCGCCGCGTAGCCCGCTACCCCGGTCGGGCGGGTCACCACCGCCGGTCGCCGACGGCGCGGATGCGGCGCCCGGACCGATGCCGTCGGCCGGGTGAGCGCCACCCGACCGCGACCTGGTCCCGCCCGGCGTCCCGCTCCAGTGGCGGGCGCTACGACGCGACCGCGGTCGCCCAGCCGGAGTTGGTCCGCAGCCTGCGCGAACGTGGCGTCGGCCTGGACGACGTCCAGCAGATCCTGGCTCGGCAGATCACCGTGGCGGACGTGGCGCGTGGCGCGGGCGCGCGCTGGACGCGAGATCAGGGGTCTGCGGCTGTGCCGCGGCGGCGGGCTGCCGGGTCAGCTGTCGCAGGTGGTGGCGGGCAGGCCGGGCACCGGCACCGGGGAGCGGCCGGCGGGCGGGGCCTTGCCCGCCAGCACGCGAGCCAGGGCGGTCATCGACGCCCCACTCGACGAGTATGTGGCCAGCAGCGTCGGTGAGACCGCCTTGGCCAGCACGTACGGGGTGTCTGTGGCGACCGTGACGGCAGCGTCGGCGCGCAGGTCGTCCGCGTCGTCGCCGTAGCCGACCAGGTGCACCACCGTGCCGCCGCCGGCGACCACACGCACCCCGGCCGCGGTCAGCGCCTCGGCCAACACCGTGCGGGTGTGGTCGCGGCCTGCGGAGGCGGTCACCGTCACCGGACCACGCACCGGCGCGCCGCACCGACCCCGCAGCACCGTCACCGCCGCGGCGGCGAGCTGTCCGGCCGCGTCCCGGTGCGCCGGGGCGGCGAGGACGGACAGATCGGGGGTGGCCCGGTCGGCCAGAGTGACCTTCATGGTGAGCACCCGGGTCACCGCCTCGACCAGCCGAGCCCGGGGCAGCGAGCCGTCCCGCAGGGCGGCGAGTAACCCGTCGTACGCCTGACCGACGTGCGGCGGCATGAGAATCAGGTCGTTGCCGGCGTTCAGTGCGCGGACCGCGGCCTCCCCCGGCGGCCATCGCTTCGCCGGCGCCATGTTCATTCCGTCGGTGATCACCACTCCCCGGAACCCGAGCTGGCCCCGGAGTACCCCGGTGAGGAGCTTGTGCGAGAAGGTCGCCGGGGTACCCGGGTCGACCGACCGCACGTCAAGGTGCCCGGACATCACCGCGAGGGCGCCCGCGTCGACGCCGGCCCGGAAAGGCACCCACGCCCCGGCTTCCAGCACCGTCCGGGGCTGTTCCAGCACGGGCAGGTCGGTGTGCGAGTCGATGGCGCTGTGGCCGTGGCCGGGGAAGTGCTTGAGGGTCGCCGCGACGCCCGCAGCCTGCAGCCCCTGTACCGCGCCGCCGACCTGGGTCGCCGCCACCTGCGGGTCGGCGCCGTACGACCGGGAGCCGATGACCGTGCTGGGGGTGGCGAGCACGTCGGCGACCGGAGCGAAGTCGACGTTGATGCCCATGGCGGCGAGCTCGGTGCCGGCGGCCCGCCAGGCCGCCTCGGTCAGCTCTGGCCGGCCGGCCGCACCGGCGGCGAGCGCGCTGGGCAGCAGCGTGACGCCGTCGGTGATCCGGGTGACCACCCCGAACTCCTGGTCGGTGCCGATCAGGAACGGCGCCGCGCCGGCGGGCAGCCGGCCGGCAGCCTCACGCAGCCCGGTGGTCAGCTGACGGACCTGCTTCGGGTTGTCGACGTTGGTCGTCTCCTGGTTGCCGCTGGTGGGGTCGTCAGCGCTGAACCCGACCAGGATCAGCCCGCCGAGGTGGTATTTCGCGATCATCGCGGCGGGCGTGTCGACGCCGGCAAGGGCCCGGTTGCCGGCGGCCGACCCAGGCGAGACGCGGGTCGCGGCGTCGCCGTACGCGTACGGCATCAGCACCTGGCCGACGAGGTCCTCGTCGGCCAGTGTGCCGGCCAGGGCCGCGGCGCGGCTGGCGGGATCACCGGCCGAGACGGAGGCCGACGGCGCCGCCGAGGACCCGGTCGGTGCCGGTGTCGGACGCGCGCGATCCGCTGTGTCGGCACAGCCGGAGACGAGCAGTGCGGTCAGTGCGGCGAACGCGATGCCGCCGCGTCGCGGAGTTGTCGACACGCGAGCCATCCCACCAGTTCGACGCTAATCGGGGCAACCCGACCCCGTGCGCGCCGACCCCGGGTGGCGCCCGCCGTGGCGCGGCCCGCGCGCGGGGATCAGCCGACCCGGGTGAGCAGGGTCACCGGAGCGCCGTCGCCCGCGTACCGGTAGGGCTCGAGCTCGGCGTCCCAAGCGGTGCCGAGCGCCTTGTCCAGGGCGTGCGCGAGGGCCTCCGGCGCCCGGGCACTCGCCATGATGCTGCGCAGCTGGTCCTCGCCCAGCTGGATGTCGCCGGCCGCACCCACGGTGGCCCGGAACAGGCCCCGGCCCGGGACGTACATGAAGCGCTCCCCGTCGGCGCCGGAACTCGGCTCCTCGGTGACCTCGAAACGGATCATGGGCCACTGCCGGAGGGCAGCAGCCAGCTCGGCGCCCGTCCCCGGACGACCGGTCCACCCGCACTCCGCCCGGCGGGCGCCGGAGTCGACGGGCTGAGCCGTCCACTGCAGGTTGACCGGCGCCGCGAGGACGCGCGCGATCGCCCACTCGACGTGCGAGCACACGGCGAGCGGGGTCGAGTGGACGTATACGACGCCACGCGTTGGCACGGTGACCTCCCGGAGAGCGAGGTGCGTCTTCCCCTACGACCTCGATCAGCCGGGTGGCTTCTGGCACACATGATGACTCCTGTGACGGATGGTGCGCCAGAGAATCGGAAAACTCGCCGGTGGAATAGCCGGTCGGGTGACCGCCGTTGACGCTCACGACGCGGTGACCAGCCAGACATCGCAGCCGTGTACAGTTCCATTGGCGGCCTGTGCCGCGAACGTCTTTCGCGGGTCCACCTCCGGGTGAATCCGCACCAGCCCCCGGACGTCTACCCACGTCCTCCCGTACGTCTGCAAGGAGTACCTCCGTGGCGAGCAACACCTCTAAGACCGCGCGCGCGTCCGTCCGGGCCGGCCAGGCTGGCCAGGGTGGCGCCCTCAGCGTGCTGGGCGAGTTCAAGTACCTGATCCCGCTCAACGGCGGCAAGTACGCCTACGTGCGGAACCTGACCAACGGCAAGACCGTGCACCTGCGCACCGACTCCGAGGCCTTCATCGAGGAGATCCGGACGCTGGCCGCCGCGGGACACGCCACCAAGATCCGGGCCGAGCTGAGCACCCTCAACGTCAGCCACCCGGGTGACGGCTGGGACGCCACCGAGAAGCGCCTCGTCGAGGCCGGCGTCTTCGAGGGCTGAGCCCTTCCGCGTACCACCGGAACCGCCCGTCGGGCCCATCCCGGCGGGCGGTTCCGTGTCACGTTCACAACAGGTTGACCTCGCCGGTGGCGAGGTCGTAGAGAGCGCCGACCACGCTGACGCGGCCGGCAGCGACCGGCTCGGCCAGCTGATCGTCGACGCGCAGCGTGGCCACCGTCCGCAGCACGTGCCGTCGAACGGCCAGCGGCCCGGCCTGCGGGTCACGCAGGCCGACCTCCGCGACGGCAGGTGCGATCTGGTCGACCAGGTGGGCAAGCGAGCCGTTCGGGCGCACGTTGTCACGCAGCGCGCTCACCGCCGCGGCGATCGCGCCGCACCGCTCGTGCCCCAGCACCATCACCAGGGGAACGCCGAGCTGCCCCACCACATACTCGATGGAGCCCAGCACCGCCCGGTCCAGCACATGCCCGGCGGTGCGGATCACGCAGATCGACCCGAAAGTCTGGTCGAAGATCGCCTCCAGCGGCACCCGCGAGTCGATGCAGCCGAGCAGGACTGCGTACGGCTGCTGGTCGCCGGAGGCGGACGCCGCCGCGGCGGTGACGTCATGGCCGTGGATCGGCTGGCCGCTGACGAAGCGCCGGTTGCCGGCCAGCAGCTCGGCCAGCGCGGCGCGCGGCGTACGCCCCGCGGCGCGCCCGCCCGGATCGTCCGGCGGAGCCATGTCCGTCAGCCTGACTGGTCCCCGGAGTTCCGCGGGCCGGGTTGGCGAACCTTCTCTCCGGTGCGGTTCCCGTGATGTCATGACGGGTAAGCCGGCGTTACCGACGGGTATCGGACGTTACCGTCGGTGTGACGGACTCGCACCGCCCGGGGAGGTGGCGATGCCGGAGACACGTGAGGTGCGTCTGGCCGACGACGTCCGCCTGCACGTCGAGGTGAGCGGGCCGGCCGACGCCGAGGTGACGGCGGTGCTGCTGCACGGATGGACCCTGGACGGGCGTTGCTGGCACCGGCAGCTCGCCGACCTGCGGGAACGTTTCGGCGCCGTCCGCGCGGTGACCTACGACGCCCGCGGGCACGGCCGGTCCAGCTGCATGGCGCTGCCCACCGCCACCCTGGCCCAGCTCGGCGACGACCTCGCCGCGGTGCTCGACACGGTGGCCCCCACCGGCCGGGTCGTGCTGGTCGGCCACTCGATGGGCGGCATGACGGTCATGGAGTACGCGCACCGCCATCCCGCGCACTTCGCCGCCCGGGTCGCCGGGTTGGTGTTCGTCTCCACCACCGCGGAGGGGCACACCCACACCCGCTACGGCCTCTCACCCCGGATCGCCCGGTTGATCCGGCTCGCCGAGACCACCGGCGCCGGCGTATTGGCCCGCTGCGGGTCCTGGCGACCGCCGCGAGCCCTGTTGCGTGCCCTCCGGCCGAGCATCCGCTGGATGCTCTTCGGCGACCGCTGCGAGCCGACCGACATCCGCCTGGTCACCTCGGCGGTGGCCCACGCGTCGCTCCGGTCGATCGGTGGTTTCCGGGCCTCGATCGGGGCGCAGGACCGGCTGGAGACCCTGGCCGAGCTGGCTCACCTGCCGGCCGCCGCGCTGGTCGGCGGCCGGGACCGGCTGACCCCGCCGCCGTGCGCCGAGTCGATCGCGGCCGCCCTTCCGGCGATCGAGCTGACCGTCTGCCCGGGTGCCGGGCACATGCTGATGATGGAGCGTCCTGATCAGGTGAACGGCGCGCTGGCCGGTGTGCTACGCCGCGTGCTGGACCGCCCCGCCGCGACGGTGGAGTCCGTCGGGTAACACGTTCGCGCACCTCCGGTGCCTGCCGGTGATGCCGGGGCCGTACTCTCGTTCGGTTGGCCGGCGTACGGCCGCGCGTACCGCGCCGCCCTCGCCGTCGACATCAGGAGGAGCGAGCGTTGACCGACCAGACCGCGCTGGAGCAGGAGATCGCCGTCGAGCAGCGGCATCTCGACCGGGTGTACACGCGCCTGGCCGAGCTGCGCCGGTCGGCGGTCCGCGCGGAGCGGGAGGGCTACCGGCTGGCCCGGGTCGGCAACTTCGGCGCCCTGGTGGAGCGGGACGCGATGGTGTACCACGCGGCGCAGCGCCGGTACCTCCTCGACGCTGAGCACGAGGGGCTGGTCTTCGGCCGCCTCGACCTGCGTGACCGGCAGGTGCTGCACGTCGGCCGGCTGGGTATCCGCGACGAGAACGCCGCCACTCTGGTGGTGGACTGGCGCGCCCCGGCCGCCGCCGCCTTCTACCGCGCAACTCCGGCGCAGCCGCTCGACGTGGTCCGGCGTCGCATGATCCAGTCAAGCGGCGAGCGGGTCACCCGGATCGAGGACGATCTACTCGACCCGGCGGCCGCCCCGCCGGAGATGACGGTGGTCGGTGACGGCGCCCTGCTCGCCACCCTGTCGAAGGCGACCGGACGCGGCATGCGGGACATCGTGGCCACCATCCAGCGAGAGCAGGACGAGGCGATCCGGTCCCCCGGGTCGGGCGTCACGATCGTCTCCGGCGGCCCGGGGACCGGCAAGACCGCGGTCGCCCTGCACCGGGCAGCGTACCTGCTCTACTCCGACCGCAGCCGGTATGCCGGCGGCGGGATCCTGGTGGTCGGGCCGTCGACGGTCTTCGTCGAGTACATCGCCTCGGTGCTGCCCTCGCTGGGCGAGGACACCGCCACGCTGGCCTCGCTGGGCAGCCTCATCCCCGGGATGACCGCGGCCCGCACCGACCCGCCGGAGGTCGCCGCGGTGAAGGGTTCACTACGGATGCGGCGGGTGCTGGAGCGCGCGGCCCGGGACGCGGTCCCGGGTGGTCCCGGCGAGCTGCGGTTGCTCTACCGGGGCCAGCTGTTGCGGATCGACCGCCGCGAGCTGGACGCCATCCGGGAGCGGGCGCTGCCGCGGGGGGCGCGACGCAACGAGGTGCGCCGGGTCGGTTTCGACGGCGTCTTCGCCGCGCTCTGGGCGCAGGCCCGGCGGTTGGGCGTCGCCGGCCTGCCGGCGCAGCACGCGTTCGAGGACGAAGTCGCCGAGCGGCCCGAGTTCCGCGAGTTCCTCAAGGCGTGGTGGCCCCGGCTGCACCCGCGCCATGTGCTCGGCTGGCTGGCTCGGCCCGATCGGCTGCGCCGGTACGCCGCCGGCGTGCTCGCCGCCCGCGAGGTCCGGCTGCTCACCGAGGCGTACCGAAGTCTGGACTCCCGGGGGCTGACCGTCGCCGACATCGCCCTGCTCGACGAACTGGACACTCTGCTCGGCAAGCCGATGAAGCCAGCCCGGCCGAAGCGGGACCCGTTCCAGCTGGCGGGTGGGGTCCGCGAGCTGAGCACGTTCGCCGACCGGCAGCGCGCCGCCCGGGAGGCCGCCCGGCGGCGCCCCGAGGACTACCGCGAGTACGCGCACGTGATGGTCGACGAGTCGCAGGACGTCTCGCCGATGCAGTGGCGCATGGTCGGGCGACGCGGACGGCTGGCGTCGTGGACCGTGGTCGGCGACCCGGCGCAAACGGCGTGGACCGGTGACCCGGACGAGTTGGCCCGGGCCCGCGACCAGGCGCTCGGCCGTCGCCGCCGGCACTACTACACGCTCACCACCAACTACCGCAACTCGGCGGAGATCTTCACGGTGGCGGCGGCGGAGATCCGGCGGCTCGACCCCGACCTGCCGCTGCCCACCGCCGTCCGCACGACCGGCGTCGAACCGGTTGAA
The sequence above is a segment of the Micromonospora sp. WMMA1363 genome. Coding sequences within it:
- a CDS encoding carbonic anhydrase, giving the protein MAPPDDPGGRAAGRTPRAALAELLAGNRRFVSGQPIHGHDVTAAAASASGDQQPYAVLLGCIDSRVPLEAIFDQTFGSICVIRTAGHVLDRAVLGSIEYVVGQLGVPLVMVLGHERCGAIAAAVSALRDNVRPNGSLAHLVDQIAPAVAEVGLRDPQAGPLAVRRHVLRTVATLRVDDQLAEPVAAGRVSVVGALYDLATGEVNLL
- a CDS encoding alpha/beta hydrolase; amino-acid sequence: MPETREVRLADDVRLHVEVSGPADAEVTAVLLHGWTLDGRCWHRQLADLRERFGAVRAVTYDARGHGRSSCMALPTATLAQLGDDLAAVLDTVAPTGRVVLVGHSMGGMTVMEYAHRHPAHFAARVAGLVFVSTTAEGHTHTRYGLSPRIARLIRLAETTGAGVLARCGSWRPPRALLRALRPSIRWMLFGDRCEPTDIRLVTSAVAHASLRSIGGFRASIGAQDRLETLAELAHLPAAALVGGRDRLTPPPCAESIAAALPAIELTVCPGAGHMLMMERPDQVNGALAGVLRRVLDRPAATVESVG
- a CDS encoding AAA family ATPase; translated protein: MTDQTALEQEIAVEQRHLDRVYTRLAELRRSAVRAEREGYRLARVGNFGALVERDAMVYHAAQRRYLLDAEHEGLVFGRLDLRDRQVLHVGRLGIRDENAATLVVDWRAPAAAAFYRATPAQPLDVVRRRMIQSSGERVTRIEDDLLDPAAAPPEMTVVGDGALLATLSKATGRGMRDIVATIQREQDEAIRSPGSGVTIVSGGPGTGKTAVALHRAAYLLYSDRSRYAGGGILVVGPSTVFVEYIASVLPSLGEDTATLASLGSLIPGMTAARTDPPEVAAVKGSLRMRRVLERAARDAVPGGPGELRLLYRGQLLRIDRRELDAIRERALPRGARRNEVRRVGFDGVFAALWAQARRLGVAGLPAQHAFEDEVAERPEFREFLKAWWPRLHPRHVLGWLARPDRLRRYAAGVLAAREVRLLTEAYRSLDSRGLTVADIALLDELDTLLGKPMKPARPKRDPFQLAGGVRELSTFADRQRAAREAARRRPEDYREYAHVMVDESQDVSPMQWRMVGRRGRLASWTVVGDPAQTAWTGDPDELARARDQALGRRRRHYYTLTTNYRNSAEIFTVAAAEIRRLDPDLPLPTAVRTTGVEPVELVVPPAELETAVVEAAGALLAEVAGTVGVIAPVPRREQVAGWLGGLGALRLQVVTSLEAKGMEYDGVVLVAPSEIRAEPGSGVRTLYVALSRATQRLTTIDPAE
- a CDS encoding DUF3145 domain-containing protein, coding for MPTRGVVYVHSTPLAVCSHVEWAIARVLAAPVNLQWTAQPVDSGARRAECGWTGRPGTGAELAAALRQWPMIRFEVTEEPSSGADGERFMYVPGRGLFRATVGAAGDIQLGEDQLRSIMASARAPEALAHALDKALGTAWDAELEPYRYAGDGAPVTLLTRVG
- a CDS encoding NAD-binding protein, whose protein sequence is MLGDCAVLSGSEIAAPAFVAATLGDNVPTYLRLAEDELLRAAPRRTLGGSTADIVCGLADTSGPEPVTLPADEDAADLVLVRAHERHHRAPARRRPRLLRATRLVLSRNLRFALAGTAALFAVASLLLAYARDLNVAEAGYLTLLTALGGAETDPAAPLAEKVTSVVLVVAGVALVPTVTALVVDSLVHARLAVAAGGLTDPVADHVIVVGLGNVGTRVIEELHAFGVAVVAVDRAASARGVAVARELGQPVLIGDATRPETLRSASVRTCRALVMLTSDDVTNLETALLGRAAYRAAHGPSAEPLRVVLRLFDGGFAQRVQRTFGINHSRSVSYLAAPAFAAAMMGREVIDTISVDRRIILVAELPVGAGSDLEGRYCPEISVAGAVRVIAMRTGRAGQTIWSLPERRPLVRTDRLVVVATRAGLAALLPRTVPWADAPAEGSPRSPLPRSGGSPPPVADGADAAPGPMPSAG
- a CDS encoding glycoside hydrolase family 3 N-terminal domain-containing protein, which translates into the protein MARVSTTPRRGGIAFAALTALLVSGCADTADRARPTPAPTGSSAAPSASVSAGDPASRAAALAGTLADEDLVGQVLMPYAYGDAATRVSPGSAAGNRALAGVDTPAAMIAKYHLGGLILVGFSADDPTSGNQETTNVDNPKQVRQLTTGLREAAGRLPAGAAPFLIGTDQEFGVVTRITDGVTLLPSALAAGAAGRPELTEAAWRAAGTELAAMGINVDFAPVADVLATPSTVIGSRSYGADPQVAATQVGGAVQGLQAAGVAATLKHFPGHGHSAIDSHTDLPVLEQPRTVLEAGAWVPFRAGVDAGALAVMSGHLDVRSVDPGTPATFSHKLLTGVLRGQLGFRGVVITDGMNMAPAKRWPPGEAAVRALNAGNDLILMPPHVGQAYDGLLAALRDGSLPRARLVEAVTRVLTMKVTLADRATPDLSVLAAPAHRDAAGQLAAAAVTVLRGRCGAPVRGPVTVTASAGRDHTRTVLAEALTAAGVRVVAGGGTVVHLVGYGDDADDLRADAAVTVATDTPYVLAKAVSPTLLATYSSSGASMTALARVLAGKAPPAGRSPVPVPGLPATTCDS